From the Bdellovibrio reynosensis genome, one window contains:
- a CDS encoding S8 family peptidase gives MNKLIYFFFLLFPLFASANTGLTIVTLKDLPVWKNTSIQWSHASTDLSDIQDLEILPNIGVALIRNADQATISKLHNNPYVQDVSEDHLIKIEADFKPHQTPYPLETSSVYRPGPRTPWGILATKTMKAWKRSNHGAGARVMILDSGIDYTHPYLKENFEKGQNFIEGQLPYDLTDNSGHGTHVAGTIAGSLDAHGFTGVAPRARIYAAKVCEEGCPHSAIFRALDWAVELKVDVANLSLGRLSQPWAYEAEIFRRVISSGVVVVSSAGNKNSGDFNYYPASCPGVISVAATDTYGNRSEFSNYGNHVDIAAPGSDIVSTLPLYSTESTTGFGEMSGTSMAAPHVTGVVALIKATNPSLTPEQVTQILKSTARPFVAIPDKPIGAGLANAPGAVDAAALLPR, from the coding sequence ATGAATAAATTAATTTATTTCTTCTTCCTTTTATTTCCATTATTCGCAAGCGCCAATACCGGGCTGACCATAGTTACTCTTAAAGACCTTCCTGTATGGAAGAACACATCTATTCAGTGGAGCCATGCCTCAACTGATCTTTCTGATATCCAAGATTTAGAAATCTTGCCTAACATTGGCGTAGCGTTAATTAGAAATGCAGACCAAGCAACCATCAGCAAGTTGCATAATAATCCTTATGTGCAGGATGTGAGTGAGGACCATTTAATTAAAATCGAAGCTGACTTCAAACCTCATCAAACTCCCTATCCGTTAGAGACTTCCTCTGTATATCGTCCTGGCCCTCGAACACCTTGGGGGATCCTAGCAACAAAAACCATGAAAGCCTGGAAGCGTTCCAATCATGGGGCTGGCGCAAGAGTCATGATTTTAGACTCTGGAATTGACTATACCCACCCTTACCTAAAAGAAAATTTCGAAAAAGGTCAGAATTTCATTGAAGGTCAACTTCCTTATGATCTGACAGACAATAGCGGCCATGGCACCCATGTCGCAGGAACCATTGCAGGAAGTCTTGATGCCCATGGCTTCACGGGAGTGGCGCCACGAGCGCGCATTTATGCTGCTAAGGTCTGTGAGGAGGGCTGCCCCCATTCAGCCATATTTCGGGCTTTAGATTGGGCTGTAGAATTAAAAGTAGACGTTGCTAATTTATCTTTGGGAAGACTAAGTCAACCATGGGCCTATGAAGCGGAGATTTTTCGAAGAGTTATTTCGTCTGGAGTTGTCGTTGTCTCATCTGCTGGCAATAAAAACTCAGGGGATTTCAATTACTATCCAGCTTCTTGCCCGGGAGTTATCTCCGTAGCTGCCACTGATACTTACGGCAATCGTTCAGAGTTTTCTAACTATGGAAATCATGTCGATATAGCTGCACCGGGATCTGACATTGTGTCTACCCTTCCCCTTTATTCTACCGAATCTACAACTGGATTTGGCGAGATGAGCGGCACATCGATGGCAGCACCCCATGTTACTGGTGTCGTTGCCCTTATCAAAGCGACGAATCCAAGTTTGACCCCCGAACAAGTGACTCAAATTTTAAAGTCCACCG